One window of the Halobacillus litoralis genome contains the following:
- the glyS gene encoding glycine--tRNA ligase subunit beta, whose amino-acid sequence MSKSVLFELGVEELPARFIDDALKQLQEKTADWLSENRIPYGEVKGYATPRRLAVKITDVEEKQPDIEEEAKGPAKKIALDDNGDWTKAAIGFSKGQGKDVEDIYFKEIKGTEYVHVNKFIQGEPTMKLLEGFGDILLGLTYPKNMRWGDRELRYARPIRWLVALYGEEVIPFSIENVSTGKTTFGHRFLGGTATVNDPEQYEDVLKEQSIIASVEDRKKTIYDQLKQLEAANNWKLIIDEDLLNEVTHLVEYPTAFSGSFSEEFLEVPEEALITSMKEHQRYFPVRSDDGVLLPYFVGVRNGDDQHLDTVARGNEKVLKARLKDAQFFYEEDQKGSIDKKMEKLSRMVYQEELGTLADKVKRVVAITGKLSEWLELDEPEKQKSLRAAEICKFDLVTQMVDEFTELQGVMGEKYARIFGEDEEVAKAINEHYMPRQANGQVPTTTIGSIVSIADKLDTIVGSISIGIIPTGSQDPYGLRRQALGILQTLNKQQWPIPVEKLIDLVHQFYFELQLPTRSEKEVHSDLHEFFRVRAAYLLKEKNIDPDVVDAVLSRGIGIYPTTILKAELLVEKRQEPSFKPVHEALGRALKLAEKADDDKVSPGLFKNDQEKKLYEVHQSIREEYLSYLQDGHPSEALDLLAELSEPIHSFFDATMVMAEDEKVRNNRLGLLKQIAQDVYVFADLNAIEWKQQF is encoded by the coding sequence ATGAGTAAATCCGTATTATTTGAACTAGGCGTAGAAGAACTGCCGGCCCGTTTTATTGACGATGCATTAAAACAGTTACAGGAGAAAACGGCCGATTGGCTGAGTGAAAACCGGATTCCTTATGGTGAAGTGAAAGGCTACGCGACACCAAGACGTTTGGCAGTAAAAATTACGGATGTGGAAGAAAAGCAGCCGGATATTGAAGAAGAAGCTAAAGGACCTGCGAAGAAAATTGCGTTAGATGATAATGGGGATTGGACAAAAGCGGCGATTGGGTTCTCTAAAGGTCAAGGAAAAGACGTAGAGGATATTTACTTTAAAGAAATTAAAGGAACAGAGTATGTTCATGTAAATAAGTTCATTCAAGGTGAGCCTACAATGAAACTTCTTGAGGGTTTTGGTGACATCTTACTTGGTTTGACATACCCGAAAAACATGCGATGGGGAGATCGTGAGCTTCGATATGCACGTCCGATCCGCTGGCTTGTTGCTCTTTATGGAGAAGAGGTCATTCCTTTTTCAATTGAAAATGTTTCGACTGGAAAGACGACTTTTGGTCATCGTTTCCTTGGTGGGACGGCAACTGTCAACGATCCGGAGCAGTATGAAGATGTGCTGAAAGAACAATCAATAATTGCTTCTGTGGAAGACAGGAAGAAGACCATTTATGATCAATTGAAACAATTAGAAGCAGCAAATAATTGGAAGTTAATCATCGATGAAGATCTCTTAAACGAAGTCACACATCTGGTAGAATACCCAACGGCTTTCAGTGGTTCTTTTTCAGAGGAGTTCCTTGAAGTACCAGAAGAAGCACTAATCACTTCAATGAAAGAGCATCAACGTTACTTCCCTGTCCGCTCGGACGATGGCGTTTTGCTCCCTTACTTTGTGGGTGTTCGAAATGGGGATGACCAGCATTTGGATACGGTAGCTAGGGGAAATGAAAAAGTATTGAAAGCACGATTGAAAGATGCGCAGTTCTTTTATGAAGAGGATCAGAAAGGGTCCATCGATAAAAAAATGGAAAAGCTTTCACGTATGGTTTATCAGGAAGAGCTTGGAACGTTAGCGGATAAAGTTAAGCGGGTCGTAGCTATAACTGGAAAACTGAGTGAGTGGTTGGAATTGGATGAACCTGAGAAGCAAAAATCCCTACGTGCAGCAGAAATATGCAAATTCGATCTTGTCACACAAATGGTAGATGAATTCACTGAACTACAAGGTGTAATGGGAGAGAAGTATGCTCGTATTTTCGGAGAAGATGAAGAGGTAGCAAAGGCTATTAATGAGCACTACATGCCTAGACAAGCAAATGGACAAGTACCGACAACAACGATCGGCTCTATAGTCAGCATCGCTGATAAACTTGATACAATTGTCGGAAGTATTTCAATCGGCATCATTCCCACAGGGTCTCAAGATCCCTACGGGTTAAGACGCCAGGCGCTGGGAATTTTACAAACCTTGAATAAGCAGCAGTGGCCAATACCTGTGGAGAAGTTGATCGATCTTGTTCACCAGTTCTATTTTGAACTCCAATTGCCTACACGCTCGGAAAAAGAGGTTCATAGTGATTTGCATGAGTTCTTCCGCGTCCGTGCTGCTTATCTATTAAAAGAAAAGAATATTGACCCGGATGTGGTAGACGCTGTTCTGTCACGGGGTATCGGTATTTATCCGACAACAATTCTGAAAGCAGAATTGTTAGTAGAAAAACGTCAGGAGCCATCATTTAAACCGGTCCACGAAGCTCTTGGGCGGGCCTTGAAATTGGCGGAAAAAGCAGACGATGATAAAGTATCTCCAGGTCTGTTCAAAAATGATCAAGAAAAGAAATTATATGAAGTCCATCAGTCCATCAGAGAGGAATATTTGTCATATCTTCAGGACGGACATCCCTCTGAAGCGCTTGACTTATTAGCTGAGCTTTCAGAACCGATCCATAGCTTCTTCGATGCGACGATGGTTATGGCAGAAGATGAAAAGGTTCGTAATAACCGTTTAGGTTTGCTGAAACAAATCGCTCAAGATGTGTATGTATTTGCAGACTTGAATGCAATCGAGTGGAAACAGCAGTTTTAA
- the glyQ gene encoding glycine--tRNA ligase subunit alpha, translating into MNIQEMILTLQNHWSNQGCLLMQAYDTEKGAGTMSPMTLLRSLGPEPWNVAYVEPSRRPADGRYGQNPNRLYQHHQFQVIMKPSPDNIQELYLDSLRALGIDPLKHDIRFVEDNWENPTLGAAGLGWEVWLDGMEITQFTYFQQIGGLEARPVSAEITYGLERLASYIQDKENVFELEWTNGVTVGDIFTQPEYEHSVYTFEASDEDMLFELFSTYEKEAQRIMEQGLVFPAYDYVLKCSHTFNLLDAKGVISVTERTGYIARVRNLARKIAKTYVEERERIGFPMLKKEESNHE; encoded by the coding sequence ATGAATATTCAAGAAATGATTTTAACACTGCAAAACCATTGGTCCAACCAGGGGTGCTTGTTGATGCAGGCGTATGATACAGAAAAAGGGGCAGGGACAATGTCGCCGATGACATTGTTGCGCAGCCTGGGTCCTGAGCCTTGGAACGTAGCTTATGTCGAGCCTTCTCGCCGTCCGGCAGATGGACGTTATGGTCAGAATCCCAACCGTCTATATCAGCACCACCAGTTTCAAGTAATCATGAAGCCTTCACCAGATAATATCCAGGAACTATACTTAGATTCTTTACGTGCTTTAGGCATCGATCCTTTAAAGCATGACATCCGCTTTGTAGAGGATAACTGGGAAAACCCTACCCTCGGGGCCGCTGGTTTAGGGTGGGAAGTATGGCTTGATGGCATGGAAATCACGCAATTTACGTATTTCCAGCAAATCGGTGGGTTGGAAGCACGCCCGGTATCTGCTGAGATCACTTACGGATTAGAACGGTTAGCCTCTTATATCCAGGACAAGGAAAACGTTTTCGAATTGGAATGGACAAATGGGGTTACTGTTGGTGATATCTTTACACAGCCAGAGTATGAACACTCTGTTTATACATTCGAAGCTTCAGACGAGGATATGTTATTCGAATTATTCTCCACTTATGAGAAAGAGGCCCAACGGATCATGGAACAAGGGCTTGTGTTCCCTGCTTATGATTATGTACTTAAATGTTCTCACACTTTCAACCTTTTAGATGCTAAAGGCGTCATCAGTGTGACAGAAAGAACCGGATATATCGCACGCGTAAGAAACCTGGCAAGAAAAATCGCGAAAACCTATGTGGAAGAAAGGGAGCGCATTGGCTTCCCAATGCTGAAGAAGGAGGAAAGTAACCATGAGTAA
- a CDS encoding diacylglycerol kinase family protein: protein MSSDYKDRKYKRMVGFSFALNGLKEVYKSERNFRIHLLIAAFVLIAGFLLSISALEWIVVTLVISIILSLEMVNTGIEKLLDHLAPEHHQAVGTVKDITAGAVLVASIGSAIIGIVIFLPKILSLF from the coding sequence ATGAGTTCGGATTACAAAGATCGTAAATATAAGAGGATGGTCGGCTTCAGTTTTGCCTTGAACGGGCTCAAAGAAGTTTATAAATCGGAGCGGAATTTCCGCATACACCTTCTGATAGCGGCGTTCGTTCTTATTGCCGGCTTCCTCTTATCTATATCCGCTCTCGAATGGATAGTGGTCACTCTTGTTATATCAATTATTTTGTCGTTGGAAATGGTCAATACGGGGATAGAGAAATTACTGGACCACTTGGCTCCGGAGCATCATCAAGCTGTAGGAACGGTCAAGGATATTACCGCAGGAGCTGTACTTGTTGCAAGTATAGGTTCTGCTATAATCGGGATCGTTATTTTTTTACCGAAAATCCTTTCTTTGTTCTAG
- the recO gene encoding DNA repair protein RecO, with amino-acid sequence MLDKVEGIVIRTTNYGETHKIVTMMTREKGKIGVMARGAKKPKSRMSSITQPFIHGTFLIHIGSGLGSMSQGEMLSSLRSIREDIVKTAYASYIAELTDKLIEEKQPDPFIYEQLLQTLEWIHEGKDPNILTMMYELKMFKKAGFAPVVDHCVQCGSQDGPYSFSMSEGGLLCYRCKQRDPEAYGLPEPLPKLLRVFLHMDAKRLGQITMKEENKKLLRQIMDEYYDRYGGYFLKSKKFLKQLDLFTD; translated from the coding sequence TTGTTAGATAAGGTGGAAGGTATTGTCATCCGAACGACTAATTATGGTGAAACACACAAAATCGTTACGATGATGACGAGAGAAAAAGGGAAAATAGGTGTGATGGCTCGAGGTGCAAAAAAACCTAAGAGCCGAATGTCTTCAATCACACAACCGTTTATCCACGGCACATTTCTCATTCATATAGGGTCCGGGTTGGGATCGATGAGCCAGGGGGAAATGCTTTCCTCATTAAGGTCAATTCGCGAAGATATCGTGAAAACCGCATATGCTTCATATATTGCAGAATTGACAGATAAACTCATTGAAGAAAAACAACCGGACCCTTTTATTTATGAACAATTGCTGCAAACATTGGAATGGATTCACGAAGGAAAAGATCCGAATATCCTGACGATGATGTATGAATTGAAGATGTTCAAAAAGGCAGGTTTTGCTCCTGTGGTGGATCACTGTGTTCAGTGTGGAAGTCAGGATGGCCCCTATTCTTTCTCCATGTCGGAGGGAGGTCTCCTGTGTTATCGTTGTAAGCAGAGAGATCCCGAAGCATACGGTTTACCTGAACCGTTACCGAAACTTCTGCGCGTTTTTTTACATATGGATGCCAAACGTCTCGGTCAAATCACCATGAAAGAAGAAAATAAAAAATTATTGCGTCAAATCATGGATGAATATTATGATCGTTACGGTGGATATTTCCTTAAATCCAAGAAATTTTTGAAACAACTTGACCTCTTCACTGATTAA
- a CDS encoding YqzL family protein: MRDKLSWNVFSQTGNVETYLLMKELESQDQQSQEQSASSPERIPMDDLNP, encoded by the coding sequence GTGCGCGACAAACTTTCATGGAATGTTTTCAGTCAAACGGGCAATGTGGAAACATATTTATTGATGAAAGAGTTGGAGTCTCAAGATCAACAGTCTCAAGAGCAAAGTGCTTCCTCACCTGAACGGATACCTATGGATGATTTGAATCCTTAA
- the era gene encoding GTPase Era: MTENFKSGFVTIVGRPNVGKSTFMNRVIGEKIAIMSDKPQTTRNKIQGVMTDDESQIIFIDTPGIHKPKHKLGDYMVNVAENTLNGVDAVLFMINAEEGYGRGDQFILDRLQRVDQPVFLIINKIDRVHPDELLPLIDQYKEMLDFEEIIPISALEGNNVNHLISILKRMLPEGPQFYPEDQITDHPERFVISEFIREKVLHLTREEIPHSIAVVIEGIEPRENSNAVYIQAAIIVERKSQKGIIIGKQGSMLKEVGKRARKDIESLLGSKVFLELWVKVQKDWRNKQIQLSDFGYREDEY; this comes from the coding sequence ATGACAGAGAATTTCAAATCAGGATTTGTCACAATCGTAGGTCGGCCAAACGTGGGGAAATCTACGTTCATGAACCGTGTCATCGGTGAGAAAATCGCAATTATGAGTGACAAACCCCAAACAACCAGGAACAAAATTCAAGGAGTTATGACCGACGATGAATCACAGATCATTTTCATTGATACTCCGGGAATCCATAAACCCAAACATAAACTGGGCGACTATATGGTTAATGTCGCAGAAAACACCTTGAATGGAGTAGACGCTGTCCTCTTCATGATCAATGCTGAAGAAGGCTATGGGAGAGGTGATCAATTCATATTGGATCGGCTCCAGCGTGTGGATCAACCTGTCTTCTTGATTATCAATAAAATTGACAGAGTACACCCGGATGAGTTATTACCCTTAATTGATCAGTACAAAGAAATGCTTGACTTCGAAGAGATTATTCCCATTTCAGCTCTTGAAGGAAATAACGTCAATCACTTGATCAGCATTTTAAAAAGAATGCTTCCAGAAGGACCTCAGTTTTATCCGGAAGACCAGATCACTGATCACCCGGAGCGTTTTGTCATCAGTGAATTCATCAGAGAGAAGGTCCTGCATCTGACTAGGGAAGAAATTCCTCATTCAATTGCTGTAGTCATTGAAGGGATTGAGCCAAGAGAAAATTCAAATGCTGTTTATATCCAGGCTGCGATTATTGTTGAACGCAAATCTCAAAAAGGCATCATTATCGGTAAGCAGGGGAGCATGTTGAAAGAAGTCGGGAAAAGAGCGAGGAAAGACATTGAATCATTACTTGGAAGCAAGGTCTTTTTAGAGCTTTGGGTGAAAGTGCAAAAAGACTGGAGAAATAAGCAAATCCAATTGAGTGACTTTGGTTATCGCGAAGACGAATATTAA